One part of the Lachnospiraceae bacterium JLR.KK002 genome encodes these proteins:
- a CDS encoding phage tail sheath C-terminal domain-containing protein — translation MIYYVLNAHMMELGKDGQEREIDGYRTAARIAGMIGATPSGQSLTHTVVEGFTEILEKLTNSQMIHAESKKGCIVFSHNREKKVWIDNAVNTLITPADNQDDGWKKIRRVATRFELLRRLNAAVEELVGKTDNDSNGRSTIVSRMNDIGTAMVEESKLTAFKASESSTYPADVDSAWFDISVTDKDSMERIYLTYQFQFSTNE, via the coding sequence ATGATATACTATGTGCTGAACGCACATATGATGGAGCTGGGAAAAGATGGGCAGGAGCGTGAAATTGACGGTTACCGGACAGCAGCACGTATTGCCGGCATGATTGGAGCAACCCCTTCCGGCCAGTCCCTGACCCATACTGTGGTGGAAGGATTTACAGAAATTCTGGAGAAACTTACAAATTCGCAGATGATTCATGCAGAAAGTAAAAAAGGCTGTATTGTGTTCAGTCATAACAGAGAGAAGAAAGTCTGGATTGATAATGCAGTCAACACGCTGATTACACCGGCGGACAATCAGGATGACGGATGGAAGAAAATCCGGCGTGTGGCAACACGTTTTGAACTGCTCCGACGACTGAATGCGGCAGTGGAAGAACTGGTGGGGAAAACGGATAATGACAGCAACGGGAGAAGCACCATTGTCAGCAGGATGAACGACATTGGCACAGCCATGGTGGAGGAATCCAAACTGACGGCGTTTAAAGCGTCGGAAAGCAGTACATATCCTGCGGACGTGGACAGCGCATGGTTTGATATCAGCGTAACTGACAAAGATTCCATGGAACGTATCTATCTGACATATCAGTTCCAGTTCAGCACGAATGAATAA
- a CDS encoding transglutaminase domain-containing protein, giving the protein MTESLAENKGKKIPAVLRIYRGICLFPVLLGAFLWGRNLLAVKIPPGLLVLIAGMLSLCLEILYLGKKQKIFLSLVFFLFMASVTMREYAVLAEGGKELANRMIEQINQYQRTDFLLWPVEENSRGAERVFLLLCLCMGFAEVLLVSCARKKRGRNLSALCLPLLMAAAGFPVGKSPYGGGMFLVLAGFLALQMEPGKKGMLSMVAGMGLILGIAVAFSGSDKAEQMFDSYHESWLERQLHLENRILERVRQLEDGQIFFRNRIQSEVVLGNEAPGQTGAEVFQITVDSLPEQPVYIRGFIGGGYNGESWEGVSRQEFSDWAGSLGKSVRDCQEAVQNFPYEKLEKWSEKEDGPECRKVTMELKEPAEGYTLSPYYSRIPEEQNMAGDGALAPRKQQEFQWESFLTLQSWQRDGAAAYGKENPSEEIWESYQSYVGKSYTRLPEQGLERLRELADEIGKQAFDTFYMDFDVYEEAVSQGNYAGEPVGMVWQVRNRMWEDTYYSWELDPVPEGKDFAEYFLLEQKKGYCVHYATAGTLLLRMCGIPARYVSGYIVFPDDFKKNKDGSNTWTAVVTDRRGHAWTEIFQEGLGFLPMEMTPPSYTGLLAEVETEGDMKDALQELNQQEEFSENQEEQLLEEPELPEEQPVRNQQQEERLNEKVSERQKDTADTGNSQKPEKSSITDRKGQKVAMIAAAFLTIAGILFFLLWCRKKSRQKKRRAAFFQEDRAQGALALGKAMKPLLKALNLEQKTETGDLEYAAFLEEKLPGMDWERGMFLLQKSAFSRQGITEEEFRSVEKLYQTLVQKVQEEKGKLRKWFLI; this is encoded by the coding sequence ATGACAGAGAGCTTGGCAGAGAACAAAGGGAAGAAAATACCGGCGGTTCTTCGGATTTACAGGGGAATCTGTCTGTTTCCGGTATTGCTGGGAGCCTTTCTGTGGGGGCGGAATCTGCTGGCAGTGAAGATTCCGCCGGGATTGCTGGTGCTGATTGCCGGTATGCTTTCTCTCTGCCTGGAAATTCTGTATCTGGGAAAAAAGCAGAAGATTTTCCTGAGTCTTGTGTTTTTTCTTTTTATGGCTTCTGTGACAATGCGTGAGTATGCTGTCCTGGCGGAAGGCGGAAAAGAGCTGGCCAATCGTATGATTGAGCAGATAAATCAATACCAGAGAACAGATTTCCTGCTGTGGCCTGTGGAAGAAAACAGCCGGGGAGCGGAACGGGTGTTTCTGCTGCTGTGTCTGTGTATGGGTTTTGCGGAGGTACTGCTGGTATCCTGTGCCAGGAAGAAAAGGGGCCGAAACCTGTCGGCCCTGTGTCTGCCGCTGCTGATGGCAGCCGCCGGATTTCCGGTGGGCAAATCGCCTTATGGGGGAGGCATGTTTCTGGTACTGGCCGGATTTCTGGCATTGCAGATGGAGCCGGGGAAAAAAGGAATGCTGTCAATGGTTGCAGGCATGGGGCTGATTCTTGGAATTGCCGTTGCTTTTTCCGGCAGTGATAAGGCAGAGCAGATGTTTGATTCGTACCACGAGTCCTGGCTGGAACGCCAGTTACATCTGGAAAACAGAATCCTGGAAAGGGTCAGGCAGCTGGAAGACGGGCAGATTTTTTTCAGGAACAGGATTCAGTCGGAAGTTGTTCTGGGGAATGAGGCGCCCGGACAGACCGGGGCGGAAGTATTTCAGATAACGGTGGACAGCCTGCCGGAACAGCCTGTTTATATCCGGGGATTTATCGGAGGGGGCTACAACGGGGAAAGCTGGGAAGGAGTATCCCGGCAGGAGTTTTCCGACTGGGCCGGGAGCCTGGGAAAGTCAGTCCGGGACTGCCAGGAGGCGGTTCAGAATTTTCCATATGAGAAGTTGGAAAAATGGTCAGAGAAAGAAGACGGGCCCGAATGCCGGAAGGTAACCATGGAACTGAAAGAGCCTGCGGAAGGCTATACCTTATCGCCCTATTATTCCAGGATTCCGGAAGAACAGAATATGGCGGGGGACGGTGCCCTGGCTCCCCGGAAACAGCAGGAATTTCAGTGGGAGAGCTTTCTGACCTTACAAAGCTGGCAGAGGGATGGGGCTGCTGCATACGGGAAGGAAAATCCTTCGGAGGAAATATGGGAGTCCTATCAGTCTTATGTAGGGAAATCATATACCCGGCTGCCGGAACAGGGCCTGGAACGTCTGCGGGAGCTGGCCGATGAAATCGGCAAACAGGCCTTTGACACCTTTTATATGGATTTTGACGTTTACGAGGAAGCGGTTTCTCAGGGGAATTATGCCGGAGAGCCTGTGGGCATGGTCTGGCAGGTACGGAACCGGATGTGGGAGGATACGTATTACAGCTGGGAGCTGGATCCTGTGCCGGAAGGGAAAGATTTTGCAGAATATTTCCTGCTGGAGCAGAAGAAGGGATACTGTGTGCATTATGCCACAGCAGGAACGCTGCTTCTTCGTATGTGCGGCATTCCGGCCCGGTATGTGAGCGGATATATTGTATTTCCGGATGATTTCAAAAAGAATAAAGACGGAAGCAACACCTGGACTGCTGTGGTGACGGATCGCCGGGGCCATGCCTGGACAGAAATTTTTCAGGAAGGACTGGGATTTCTTCCCATGGAAATGACGCCGCCCTCCTATACCGGCCTGCTGGCAGAAGTGGAAACGGAAGGAGATATGAAAGACGCCCTGCAGGAGCTGAATCAGCAGGAAGAATTCAGTGAAAACCAGGAAGAACAGCTTTTGGAGGAGCCTGAGCTTCCGGAAGAGCAGCCTGTCCGGAATCAGCAGCAGGAAGAACGCCTGAATGAAAAGGTTTCCGAGCGGCAGAAAGATACTGCAGATACCGGAAATTCTCAAAAACCGGAGAAATCATCCATAACGGACAGAAAAGGGCAGAAAGTCGCAATGATTGCCGCAGCCTTCCTGACCATAGCAGGTATTCTGTTTTTCCTGCTGTGGTGCCGGAAAAAGAGCAGACAGAAGAAGCGGCGGGCCGCTTTCTTTCAGGAAGACCGTGCGCAGGGCGCCCTTGCCCTGGGAAAAGCCATGAAACCCCTGCTGAAAGCTCTGAATCTGGAACAGAAAACAGAAACGGGAGATTTGGAATATGCGGCCTTTCTGGAAGAAAAGCTGCCGGGCATGGACTGGGAGCGGGGCATGTTTCTGCTCCAGAAATCGGCATTTTCCCGTCAGGGAATCACAGAAGAAGAATTTCGCTCCGTAGAAAAGCTGTATCAGACACTGGTACAGAAGGTGCAGGAAGAAAAGGGAAAGCTGCGGAAATGGTTTCTGATATAG
- a CDS encoding DUF5026 domain-containing protein has translation MLITEKAIAAFDLSLIGRGDLLWGRHRTWEEGKSGFVTSATEEQLTVQYHSGIGTMINYFVIPVSEAAEGQWEIRWSKELLEIREYGIAGGSGEGDGIPQMEGGKSGDTGRTNP, from the coding sequence ATGCTGATAACAGAAAAAGCAATAGCTGCTTTTGACCTGTCTCTGATTGGCAGAGGAGATTTGCTCTGGGGCAGGCATCGTACCTGGGAGGAAGGAAAATCCGGCTTTGTGACGTCGGCAACGGAAGAACAGCTCACAGTACAGTACCATTCGGGTATCGGGACTATGATAAATTATTTTGTTATCCCGGTGTCTGAGGCAGCAGAAGGCCAGTGGGAAATCCGGTGGTCGAAAGAACTGTTGGAAATACGGGAATACGGTATTGCAGGAGGCAGCGGAGAAGGGGATGGGATTCCTCAAATGGAAGGAGGGAAATCCGGTGACACTGGAAGAACTAATCCATAA
- a CDS encoding IS110 family transposase — translation MALKIVYKICCGIDVHKTFVVACIASTDKHGVTTYESHRFSTYTKGLKNLLHWLLEHNCNDVCMESTGKYWIPVYNILEKECFIVLAHPKYVKAIRGKKTDKKDAKWIADLFKHDLVAGSFMPPADIRQLRDLMRYRFKLTCFQSSEKNRLQNCLTVSNIQLGNVVSDTFGKSAQAILDKLLKNPADTSFDLEPLVYKSLKKKLPELRDAIDGCITPEQAGKLKVIKDHYENLESRKAELEELILALAAPYQQELTILQTAPGIRSDFTAIGILSEIGTNMEAFPSAKHLCSWAGLTPTNNESAGKKKSVRVSKAGCYIKPLLVQCANAVVKSNKHPEIRNRYLRLKKRRGHKKAIIAIARMLLTALYHMLKNGENYNAELYHKSDLPPVDREITVEQALIIAKNQGYKIKSATA, via the coding sequence ATGGCTTTAAAAATCGTGTACAAAATCTGCTGTGGCATTGATGTCCACAAAACTTTTGTAGTCGCCTGCATTGCCTCTACTGACAAGCACGGCGTTACCACTTACGAGAGCCACCGTTTTTCTACCTACACGAAGGGTCTGAAAAATTTGTTACACTGGCTACTCGAACATAACTGCAACGACGTTTGTATGGAATCTACTGGTAAATACTGGATCCCTGTTTATAACATTCTGGAAAAAGAATGCTTTATTGTCCTTGCACATCCTAAATACGTTAAGGCTATCCGTGGAAAGAAAACTGACAAGAAAGATGCCAAATGGATTGCTGACCTGTTCAAGCATGATCTTGTTGCCGGAAGCTTTATGCCACCCGCTGACATCCGCCAGCTCCGTGACCTTATGCGTTACCGTTTCAAACTGACCTGCTTTCAATCAAGCGAAAAGAATCGTTTGCAGAACTGTCTCACGGTTTCCAATATCCAGTTGGGAAACGTTGTTTCGGACACCTTCGGCAAATCTGCTCAGGCGATACTGGATAAACTCTTGAAAAATCCCGCAGATACTTCCTTTGACCTTGAACCTCTCGTTTACAAAAGTTTGAAAAAGAAGCTCCCCGAACTTCGCGATGCCATCGATGGCTGTATCACTCCAGAACAGGCTGGTAAACTTAAGGTAATTAAAGATCATTATGAAAACCTGGAATCCCGCAAAGCAGAGCTTGAAGAACTCATTCTTGCGCTCGCCGCTCCCTATCAGCAGGAACTTACCATTCTTCAAACCGCTCCTGGTATCCGCAGTGATTTCACCGCAATCGGAATCCTTTCCGAAATCGGTACCAATATGGAGGCTTTTCCTTCGGCGAAACACTTATGCTCATGGGCTGGGCTTACCCCAACCAACAATGAAAGTGCAGGGAAGAAAAAATCTGTCCGGGTTTCCAAGGCTGGATGCTATATCAAACCACTTTTAGTACAGTGCGCGAATGCTGTCGTTAAAAGTAATAAGCATCCTGAGATTCGTAACCGTTATCTCCGTCTCAAAAAGCGTCGCGGTCACAAGAAAGCAATCATTGCCATAGCAAGAATGCTTCTGACTGCATTATACCACATGCTTAAGAACGGTGAAAACTATAATGCGGAACTTTACCACAAATCAGATTTACCACCTGTCGACCGTGAAATCACGGTAGAGCAGGCTCTTATCATAGCAAAAAATCAAGGTTATAAGATTAAGTCAGCAACTGCATAA
- a CDS encoding MoxR family ATPase encodes MGRITETETYKEQIPAFEVIHEVKKAVVGKDDCIVKTVAAVLAGGHILLNDIPGVGKTTLAMALSKSMSLRQNRVQFTPDVLPSDLVGFSIYQKETGQFAYQPGSVMCNLLLADEINRTSPKTQSALLEVMEERKVTVDGVSREVPSPFIVIATQNPFGSAGTWMLPEAQLDRFMICLRLGYPDMEDEISILKGRQLREEVQPVISREVLLNMQKKADEVFVQEEIYRYVGQLVHRTRTHSMIDLGISPRGAIHILQMAKSLAFLRQRDYVVPEDIGDVFLCVCVHRIMLNAKARTAHMDGEQILGEILKEISPPGTVR; translated from the coding sequence ATGGGCAGAATAACAGAAACAGAGACATATAAAGAGCAGATTCCCGCATTTGAAGTGATTCATGAAGTAAAGAAAGCGGTTGTCGGAAAAGACGACTGTATTGTAAAGACCGTAGCGGCTGTTCTGGCAGGCGGCCATATTCTGCTGAATGATATTCCGGGAGTGGGAAAGACCACCCTTGCCATGGCTCTGTCCAAATCCATGTCATTGCGGCAGAACCGGGTACAGTTCACCCCGGATGTGCTGCCTTCTGATCTGGTGGGATTTTCCATTTATCAGAAAGAGACGGGGCAGTTTGCCTATCAGCCCGGAAGCGTTATGTGCAACCTGCTCCTGGCGGATGAAATTAACCGGACGTCTCCAAAGACCCAGTCTGCCCTTCTGGAAGTGATGGAGGAACGGAAAGTGACGGTGGACGGCGTCAGCCGGGAAGTTCCCAGCCCCTTTATTGTAATCGCTACCCAGAATCCCTTTGGAAGCGCCGGAACCTGGATGCTGCCGGAAGCCCAGCTTGACCGGTTTATGATTTGCCTGCGGCTGGGCTATCCCGATATGGAGGATGAAATCAGTATTCTGAAAGGCAGACAGCTCAGGGAAGAGGTGCAGCCGGTGATTTCCAGGGAAGTGCTGCTTAACATGCAGAAAAAGGCAGACGAGGTGTTTGTCCAGGAGGAAATTTACCGGTATGTGGGACAGCTGGTACACCGGACACGAACCCATTCCATGATAGATTTGGGCATCAGCCCAAGAGGGGCCATTCATATTTTACAGATGGCGAAATCCCTTGCATTTTTAAGGCAGAGGGATTACGTGGTGCCGGAAGATATCGGGGATGTGTTTCTGTGCGTCTGTGTCCACAGAATTATGCTGAATGCAAAAGCAAGAACAGCCCATATGGACGGGGAACAGATTTTAGGGGAAATACTGAAAGAAATATCCCCGCCGGGAACGGTGAGGTAA
- a CDS encoding DUF58 domain-containing protein has protein sequence MRNFCLYVPVAAGLIYMAVLYESRGLLILAGAAMLLPPFFLCMLCSVRKHLEGRILVSPWPETGDYRVRFCLENKSPFYLPGIRMKIALKNKGNGKVRKISLAGSISARGKAELTGVFRNPEFGLWQAECGKCFCYDCLGLFRLKKRWKETLQFMVFPSCYETNIKVGVRTRLFLSDGSWYHPRTGGDDPAEVLILREYRQGDRMNRIHWKLSAKNEELIVSEMSMPMGCNVVIFLDAETENMNRKTGTAYWEVLHTISQGLLEQECFHYLVWYEKESRRLYRKAIREPEDVTEFWTEILRHRTGRCPFPQEYEQEFRGEPYASAVLWKQELELYANDRFLLQMIPEQVEKQLLELELTV, from the coding sequence ATGAGAAATTTTTGTCTGTATGTGCCTGTGGCGGCAGGCCTGATTTATATGGCGGTTCTTTATGAGAGCAGAGGACTTCTGATACTGGCCGGGGCGGCAATGCTGCTGCCGCCTTTTTTCTTATGTATGCTGTGCTCCGTAAGGAAACATCTGGAGGGCAGAATTCTGGTCTCACCCTGGCCGGAAACAGGGGATTACCGAGTCCGTTTCTGTCTTGAGAACAAAAGTCCCTTTTATCTGCCGGGAATCCGTATGAAAATTGCTCTGAAAAACAAAGGAAACGGAAAAGTCCGTAAAATCAGCCTTGCCGGCAGTATTTCTGCCAGAGGGAAGGCGGAGCTGACGGGAGTATTCCGGAATCCGGAATTCGGCCTGTGGCAGGCGGAGTGCGGAAAATGTTTCTGCTATGACTGCCTGGGCCTGTTCCGGCTGAAGAAACGATGGAAGGAAACGTTGCAGTTTATGGTGTTTCCCTCCTGCTATGAAACCAATATTAAAGTGGGAGTCCGCACCAGACTGTTTCTGTCGGACGGTTCCTGGTATCATCCCAGGACAGGAGGCGACGACCCTGCAGAAGTTCTGATACTGCGGGAATACCGTCAGGGAGACCGGATGAACCGGATTCACTGGAAGCTGTCGGCAAAAAATGAAGAACTGATTGTATCGGAAATGAGTATGCCCATGGGCTGTAATGTGGTGATTTTTCTGGATGCCGAAACGGAGAACATGAACAGAAAGACAGGGACTGCCTACTGGGAGGTTCTGCACACCATTTCCCAGGGATTGCTGGAGCAGGAATGTTTTCATTATCTGGTGTGGTATGAGAAGGAAAGCAGGCGGCTGTACCGTAAGGCCATCCGGGAACCGGAGGATGTAACGGAGTTCTGGACTGAAATTCTCCGGCACAGGACAGGACGCTGTCCGTTTCCCCAGGAATATGAACAGGAGTTTCGAGGAGAACCTTATGCGTCGGCAGTTCTCTGGAAACAGGAACTGGAATTATATGCAAATGACAGATTTCTGCTCCAAATGATACCGGAACAGGTGGAGAAACAGTTACTGGAGCTGGAACTGACCGTGTAA
- a CDS encoding IS630 family transposase, translating to MPALSYSITISDEERDYLKSLIKARTIQAQVVDRARILLWKSEARTDKAIADGLGISVNTVRRCIDRYLNNGINLAIFDDERSGRPVEITDDAKAWIVSIACQKPCDPGYAAELWTLAALHRHIQAYAEEAGYPRLKTVTKPWLQKYLKKMDIKPFRIKYYLERKDPDFENKMHDVLLVYKQVEMQFGIDGNIIIPENGHLTHTVSYDEKPGIQAVANKYPDHTPTEEKGYVRRDYEYVRLGTLSLLAGIDLLTGEAIPLVSQTHKSSDFIEFLKILDVKYPEGDTIRLILDNHSAHTSKETQQFLATLPEGRFLFVFTPTHTSWLNMIESFFSKMTKQMLKGIRVNSKEELSERIYRYFDEINADPIVYHWTYKMDEINPDEAATI from the coding sequence ATGCCAGCGTTATCTTATAGCATTACAATATCAGATGAAGAACGTGATTACCTAAAATCATTGATAAAAGCCAGAACTATCCAGGCGCAGGTTGTTGACCGTGCCCGAATATTGCTATGGAAATCCGAAGCCAGGACAGACAAGGCTATCGCAGACGGCCTGGGCATTAGTGTGAATACCGTCCGGCGCTGTATTGACCGTTATCTTAACAATGGAATTAACCTTGCCATATTTGATGACGAGCGTTCCGGCAGACCAGTTGAGATTACTGACGATGCAAAAGCATGGATTGTCAGTATAGCCTGCCAAAAACCCTGTGACCCTGGCTATGCTGCAGAATTATGGACACTGGCTGCGTTGCACAGACATATACAGGCATATGCTGAAGAAGCCGGCTATCCACGCTTAAAGACAGTTACCAAACCATGGCTCCAAAAATATCTCAAAAAGATGGATATAAAACCATTCAGGATCAAGTATTATCTTGAACGGAAAGACCCTGATTTTGAGAATAAGATGCATGACGTCCTCCTGGTCTATAAGCAGGTCGAGATGCAGTTTGGCATTGATGGGAATATCATCATACCGGAAAACGGGCATTTGACACATACTGTTTCATATGATGAAAAACCCGGCATCCAGGCTGTTGCCAACAAATATCCCGACCATACCCCGACAGAGGAAAAAGGTTATGTCCGCCGGGATTATGAGTATGTGCGGCTTGGGACGCTGTCACTGCTTGCAGGTATTGACCTTTTGACAGGGGAGGCAATTCCATTGGTCAGCCAGACACACAAAAGTTCTGATTTTATCGAGTTTCTAAAGATTCTTGATGTAAAATATCCGGAGGGTGACACAATACGGCTGATACTGGACAACCACTCAGCCCATACTTCAAAGGAAACCCAACAGTTTCTTGCAACGTTACCCGAAGGCCGTTTTTTGTTTGTATTTACCCCGACACACACTTCATGGCTGAATATGATTGAAAGCTTTTTCAGCAAAATGACAAAGCAGATGTTAAAAGGCATCCGCGTCAATTCAAAGGAGGAACTGTCGGAGCGGATATACCGCTACTTCGATGAGATCAATGCCGATCCAATCGTTTATCATTGGACATATAAAATGGATGAAATTAATCCCGATGAAGCAGCAACTATTTAA